The window ACCTGCTTCCCCACCACCACCCGCGCCTATCGCAACACCCACCACTGGCAGAAGACACGCGCCGAAGCCAGGCTCGACTGGTTCATCAAGCACGGTCCTGTCTGCGCAGGCTGGCAAAGGGACCCCCCCCCCCCCCCCCCCCCCCCCCCCCCCCCCCCCCCACCCCCCACCCCAACCACCCACCCCCACAAACCAACCCCAAATTCCGCTTACTCCACCTCACACCCCCCCCGACCCCGTCTTTCTCCTCCTTCGAAGCCTTTCCGGCTTCGGATCACCAGCCGAACCGGGGTTCCGAAGAGTCCGAGCTCTTCGCGAAACGTGTTCTCGAGGTATCGGCGATACGAAAAGTGAATCGGCTCGCTCGTGTTCGAGAAGAGGGCGAAGGTCGGCGGCGAGTCCTTCACCTGCGTCCCGTAGTAGAACCTCCGGGCACGCCCGCGGGAGATCGCGGGTGGCATGTGGCGTTGCACGGCACGCTCGAGGATGTCGTTGACACGCGAGGTCGTGAATCGGGCGCGGTACGAGGCGGCGACCAGGTCGACGACGCCGAAAATCTTGTCCACCCTCCTCCCCGTCCTGGCCGAGATCAGCTCGATCGGCGCGAACCAGAGAAATTTCATGATCCGCCGGATCTCTTCCTCCGTCTTCTTCGCGAGCTCTTCCGAGCGTTCGACCGCGTCCCACTTGTTCACGAGAATGATCGCCGCCTTTCCGGCATCCTGCGCGTAACCCGCCACCGTCGCGTCCTGCGAGGTTGCTCCTTCCGTCCCGTCCAGAACCACGAGAGCGATGTCGCACGCGTCGATCGCCTTGCGAGCCGAGATGATCGAGAGCTTCTCCGCAGCCTCGGTCGTCTTCCCTTTCCGCCGAATGCCGGCCGTGTCGACGATCTCGTAAAGCTTGCCGTCCCTCTCGATCAGCGTGTCGACCGAATCCCGCGTCGTCCCGGAGATCTCCGAGACGATCGAGCGTTCTTCCCCCAGCAGCCGGTTCAGGAGCGAGCTCTTTCCGACGTTCGGACGGCCGATGATCGCAAGACGGATCGGGCCGGCCTGATCATCAACTCCGGCACCCGCTCCATCCGCGTCGGGAAGGGATTCGGCAATGGTTTCGAGAAGGTCGTCGATTCCCGTGCCGTGCTCCGCCGAGACCCCGAGAACCCTTTCGAAGCCGAGCGAATGGAACTCGTGCATGCCGAGCTCTCCCGCCTTCGTGTCGGTTTTGTTGACGATGACGATGACCCGCTCCGCGACTCCCCGAAGGTGTTGGGCGATCTCTTCGTCCGCCGCCGTGACACCCTCCCGGCCATCGACCACGAGAAGAATCAGATCGGCGTCCTCGATCGCGGCCTCGGCCTGCTGTCTGATCTCGCCCGCGAACGCAGAGAGAGGGTCGTCACCGTACTCCAGCCCACCGCTGTCGACGAGCTCGAAGGTGATCTCGTCGTCCTCGACGATCCCCCGTATCAGGTCCCTCGTCATTCCGGGCATGTCGTGAGTGAGCGCGCGACGGCTCCTCGTCAGCCGATTGAAGAGCGTCGACTTTCCGACGTTCGGCCGGCCGACGATCAGAACGCTCCGCTTCACAAAATCACCATCCCAGCCCAGTAAGCGAGGGTCGCGCCCGCCATCGTATTGAGAAAATTCAGTGCCCCGTTGGAGACATCGAGCCCCCGCTGTCGATTGAAGCTTCCCGCCACACTTTCGAGCCACGACCCGACGATTGCCGAGAGTCCGACGATGATGACGGCAACGGCGGCAGATCCAGCAACCTGTTCGCGGATCAGCCAGACACCGAACGAAGCCACGACGAATCCCGCGATTGCGCCCGCCGCAGTTCCTTCGAGCGAAACCGCGCCTTCCGTTCCCGCCGGAACCCGCTTCAGGGTGAGCGGAAGAAACGCCCGTCTGCCGATCAGTTGGCCGATCTCCGAAGCCGTCGTGTCCGCCGCAGCGGTCGCCAGCGACGCGATCGCCGCCATCCAGAGGAGCTCAGCCGGCCGGGACGAGCTCGTGATGAAAATCGCCAGGATCGACGCCACACCGATGTTCGAAAACGCATGCGAGAACCCGCGGCGCCCGCCCGACTCCTGTGCGAGACCAGCCGCTGCCTTTCTCGCGAAACCCATCTTCGTGACGACGCTGCCGATGACGAAGAACAGCAGCATCGTCAGATAGAGCTCCCACCCGCCGAAAACGATCATCACCGCTCCGAGCGCGATCCCCCCGAACATCCCGGAGACCGAAACCGATCTCGCCAGCCAGCCAAGACAACCGAGCACCAGGTTGATCACGAGCCATACGGCCGTTGCGCCTCCACCGACCACATGCGGAATCGAAACAGCGGTCGAAACGAGCGCCGCTGCATAACCGGCGAAGAGAGGAATCACGATATTGTCGTCGATACCGAGAGGCAGGCTCTCCACGATTGCAGCCGTGATCGTCGCGATGATGACGATGACCATCAGGGGCGCTCCGGGGGCGTCCTCCGTCGTGTCGACGAAGGAGGACGCCATCCATGCGATCGGTGCGGCGAGCGCGATGAAGCTCAAACTCCCGGCGATGCTCTTCGAGGGATTCCACGGAAGCGGTGCAAGGGGAAGGTTCCGGCCGACGAGCGTCGCGATCCCGTCGCCGAAGGCGAGGATGCACCAGACGATCGCG is drawn from Acidobacteriota bacterium and contains these coding sequences:
- the der gene encoding ribosome biogenesis GTPase Der, which encodes MKRSVLIVGRPNVGKSTLFNRLTRSRRALTHDMPGMTRDLIRGIVEDDEITFELVDSGGLEYGDDPLSAFAGEIRQQAEAAIEDADLILLVVDGREGVTAADEEIAQHLRGVAERVIVIVNKTDTKAGELGMHEFHSLGFERVLGVSAEHGTGIDDLLETIAESLPDADGAGAGVDDQAGPIRLAIIGRPNVGKSSLLNRLLGEERSIVSEISGTTRDSVDTLIERDGKLYEIVDTAGIRRKGKTTEAAEKLSIISARKAIDACDIALVVLDGTEGATSQDATVAGYAQDAGKAAIILVNKWDAVERSEELAKKTEEEIRRIMKFLWFAPIELISARTGRRVDKIFGVVDLVAASYRARFTTSRVNDILERAVQRHMPPAISRGRARRFYYGTQVKDSPPTFALFSNTSEPIHFSYRRYLENTFREELGLFGTPVRLVIRSRKGFEGGERRGRGGCEVE
- a CDS encoding DUF92 domain-containing protein, yielding MSQMPVESERAGLSSEGLRKLVHMFFGIFAFALGWLTTLQAAILAMVAALFNRFVLPAAGGRRIARSDVGWDSGIVIYPISVLVVIVVFHDRPALAAIVWCILAFGDGIATLVGRNLPLAPLPWNPSKSIAGSLSFIALAAPIAWMASSFVDTTEDAPGAPLMVIVIIATITAAIVESLPLGIDDNIVIPLFAGYAAALVSTAVSIPHVVGGGATAVWLVINLVLGCLGWLARSVSVSGMFGGIALGAVMIVFGGWELYLTMLLFFVIGSVVTKMGFARKAAAGLAQESGGRRGFSHAFSNIGVASILAIFITSSSRPAELLWMAAIASLATAAADTTASEIGQLIGRRAFLPLTLKRVPAGTEGAVSLEGTAAGAIAGFVVASFGVWLIREQVAGSAAVAVIIVGLSAIVGSWLESVAGSFNRQRGLDVSNGALNFLNTMAGATLAYWAGMVIL